The genome window GAATTCtggtgctctctctctctctaaaaccctaccgctctctttctctctctcctctctcttctctctgtcTCGCTCCTCAAGTGACAAATGCGACTGTGTGTGAGAGAGTACAAAAGGGGTAGGGTTTTGGGGGGTGGGGTTATAATCCGCTGCGGGAACAGACGGGAATAGTACAGATACCCACCCACTCATCTATTGACATGTAGTAATAAAGATGGTCGATGTCGACGGGGCCCAAAAACTCATATTGGGCTGGACCAAATGCTTTAGAACAATAGCAGGCCCgttctattttcttttgtttgggtCGCGCACAttttaaatattattaattaataattatcgATGAAATATATTATTGACGCTTCAAAAAGTCGTTTTGCACTTTTATAAGTATGttttttaataaggaaaattaataaaaatgatttgaaaactttgagttttaacgatatggacaaaataaagggtaaaatgaatagtaccaagactttttagtgtaaaaatgtggtttttcgttaaaatgaacagtaccgggagcttttcgttaaatttcCCTTTTTAATATGACGTGTTAGTAATGTTTGACATGAAGAAATTAGTAACATCGTCATCCAGTGTTAAAATCCTGCTTACacttaaacaaaatgaaatgtgttctttttttttggtcaattgaATGAAATGTGTTCTTAAATACATAAAGAAATTGAATTGgcttccaaacaaaaaaaaaaaattgaattgataCTTACAAAGATTCATGTGAACTAGTTATTTATTTCATCAATAAAAAGGGGGATTTCAAatccgacaaaaaaaaaaaagaatatataaCGTCCATGGTCGTACAACCCttttcataaatagtaacaTTACATGTACCGCATTTAGTCTTCTGACTTATCACCTCAATCAAAAATCGCGATACTAATCGTTTTATTCTTTTACAAATTACAACAAAACATTGGTCAGAAAAGACCCAAGTAGCAGGATTATTCTTCAGTCAGAAGATTTAATAGCTTTATTTCTGAAAAACTTGAGGAAAGCCACCACTTTCTCATGAGGATTGCTCACCTCTTTCACCTCAGGTATCTCAGTCATTGCTCTTATGCATGAATATATGAGTGGAGTTATTTGAAGGTCTATGACCTTAAATCCAATGACTTCTTCCCGAGCCTCATATACCCGTAAGTGTGCAAGAATGACCACTTCTAGGAGTCCAACATTCTTAGGGTCAAACGACTTGGGAAATCCATTAGGGTAGAAACCCTTCAGTCCCTCTTCAAGCAGATTTAGTTTCTCACTCACTTCTTTGATGGCTTTCTCTTGTGCTTGCCCACTGGTTTTCAACACTGAGACCATGCTCTCAAACACCTGTACCAAAGATTAATAATTTAGTTAGCTACGTTTAAGGAGCCTTTTTTTTCTTGCAGATAAATCACGGTCGACATGTTTCCGCAAACATTTATTTGATAAGTTGCGTATAAATGAATGACTTTTTACGTATAAGGAGCCAAACAGTATTTATTCTATGTTATAAGGAGCCAACAGTATTCATGCTCGAGTACTCTTACATGTTGCATAAAGCCGGCCCATAAGTGAACTAGGGATCTTTTATAGGGATCTTGTGGAAGAAGTCCAGTTTTCCAGGTTTCATCGATGTATTCAAGGATGACAAGAGACTCAACAATCGGTTTTCCATTGTGGACAAGCACTGGAACTTTCTGATGAACAAGATTCAACTTGAGGAGTGATGGGCTTTTGTTCTTCAAGTCTTCTTCCACATATTCATAGGGTATGCCATTAAGTTTGAGGGCCAATTCCACCCTCTTTACATAAGGGCTTGCCCACATTCCATGCAAGGTCACTTTGTTTTACTctgccatctctctctcc of Malus sylvestris chromosome 6, drMalSylv7.2, whole genome shotgun sequence contains these proteins:
- the LOC126626106 gene encoding glutathione S-transferase U9-like; this encodes MWASPYVKRVELALKLNGIPYEYVEEDLKNKSPSLLKLNLVHQKVPVLVHNGKPIVESLVILEYIDETWKTGLLPQDPYKRSLVHLWAGFMQHVFESMVSVLKTSGQAQEKAIKEVSEKLNLLEEGLKGFYPNGFPKSFDPKNVGLLEVVILAHLRVYEAREEVIGFKVIDLQITPLIYSCIRAMTEIPEVKEVSNPHEKVVAFLKFFRNKAIKSSD